One segment of Tepidimicrobium xylanilyticum DNA contains the following:
- a CDS encoding phage holin family protein, whose protein sequence is MDNNENNRDRTENRTNNWNIGEILIRILVTAIVVGIAAFLTPGFSVDNLWSLILAAVVIAVLDYLVQKFTGVNATPFGRGITGFIVAAIILYATKFIVPGFNISVWGAIIGALVIGIIDVIIPGDAM, encoded by the coding sequence ATGGATAATAATGAAAACAACAGAGATAGGACAGAAAATAGGACTAACAATTGGAACATAGGGGAAATATTAATACGAATTTTAGTCACAGCAATAGTAGTTGGAATTGCAGCTTTTTTGACCCCAGGATTTTCTGTAGATAATTTATGGAGCTTGATTCTTGCAGCAGTAGTCATAGCAGTATTAGATTACCTAGTCCAAAAATTCACAGGAGTAAATGCAACTCCATTCGGTAGAGGTATTACAGGTTTTATAGTAGCTGCAATTATACTATACGCTACAAAGTTTATAGTTCCAGGATTTAATATATCCGTATGGGGAGCTATTATAGGAGCTTTAGTAATTGGTATAATAGATGTGATAATACCAGGAGATGCCATGTAA
- a CDS encoding heme NO-binding domain-containing protein, whose translation MKGTIVSAWIKTSRNIFGEDVVRDALATYGISENKVFTPMEDIEDSIALGIIDEIAKRLGKTPSEVWHEIGLDNINTFSKDYPAFFKFKNLYAFLKAMYDIHVVVTKRIPGAKPPILKVEPLEKNKATMSYSSPRGMFDYFHGMLMGASKYFKEDIEVEILEKKEDYTKIAITFPMEVYNKRVYKLNSFLSLGFIKSFQLKVGLGVLLFSGIPLAILSNYLHGMPLLIAILALSFLIPTIIGKLLLRPLKYIFETIEDLENKDFSFERNISTNDFLEDINNRLNKAKNSIKRDFVGYKAIVDELNVFGEKFNEISNNMTNTSQEIDSIVRQVAYGATNQAGETENIAYQLNDSIQNLNCIVEKENEGKDKLQLTVDKTRKGFENLKNTVDNLNEIVGEFSIVKEKSFTLKNRAQDVTKIVETVEKIAEQTNLLALNASIEASRAGEYGKGFSVVAMEIRKLAESSKEAVSNINNILEAILMEIDELVSDIGRQYGILDEEKSNLNNLSIETSQVVESIKGVANLIIDLVSDLNKESEAITSMSEHVESLAAIAEENSASSQEVSKNVTNYINEIKNMTEKTAEFNKVSENFAKELDKYMI comes from the coding sequence ATGAAGGGTACCATTGTTTCAGCATGGATAAAAACTAGTAGAAACATATTCGGGGAAGATGTGGTAAGGGATGCATTAGCTACATACGGAATTAGTGAAAATAAGGTATTCACACCCATGGAGGATATTGAGGATAGTATTGCGTTAGGAATTATAGATGAAATAGCAAAAAGATTAGGAAAGACACCATCAGAAGTATGGCACGAAATTGGGTTGGACAACATAAATACCTTCTCTAAAGATTATCCCGCTTTTTTTAAGTTCAAAAATCTATATGCCTTTTTAAAGGCCATGTATGATATCCATGTGGTGGTCACTAAGCGAATTCCCGGAGCAAAGCCTCCCATATTAAAGGTAGAGCCCTTGGAAAAAAACAAGGCTACAATGAGCTACTCTTCTCCTAGAGGAATGTTTGATTATTTCCACGGAATGTTAATGGGAGCCTCCAAATACTTTAAAGAAGATATTGAAGTGGAGATATTGGAAAAGAAAGAGGATTACACTAAAATAGCCATAACATTCCCAATGGAAGTCTATAATAAGAGAGTGTATAAGCTGAATAGCTTCCTGTCCCTTGGTTTTATAAAGAGTTTTCAACTTAAAGTTGGTTTAGGAGTATTATTGTTCTCAGGCATCCCTTTAGCCATATTGTCTAATTATTTGCATGGGATGCCACTGCTAATAGCCATATTGGCTCTATCTTTTCTAATTCCTACTATTATAGGGAAATTGTTATTAAGACCGTTAAAGTATATATTTGAAACTATTGAGGATTTAGAAAATAAGGATTTCTCCTTTGAAAGGAACATTTCTACTAACGATTTCTTAGAAGATATCAACAATAGGTTGAATAAGGCTAAAAATAGCATCAAGAGGGATTTTGTAGGCTATAAGGCCATTGTAGATGAATTAAATGTATTTGGAGAAAAGTTTAATGAGATATCCAACAACATGACCAATACTTCTCAAGAAATCGACTCCATAGTTAGGCAAGTTGCTTATGGAGCTACCAATCAAGCTGGGGAAACGGAAAACATAGCTTACCAGCTTAATGATAGCATCCAAAATCTAAACTGTATAGTAGAAAAGGAAAACGAAGGTAAGGATAAGCTTCAGTTGACTGTAGATAAGACTAGAAAGGGATTTGAAAATTTAAAAAACACTGTGGATAATTTAAATGAAATAGTAGGAGAATTTTCTATTGTTAAGGAAAAAAGCTTTACCTTAAAAAACAGAGCTCAAGATGTTACTAAAATAGTGGAAACTGTAGAAAAAATTGCAGAACAGACCAATTTATTAGCTCTAAATGCCAGCATTGAGGCTTCTAGGGCTGGTGAATATGGCAAAGGCTTTAGCGTTGTAGCCATGGAAATTAGGAAGCTAGCAGAAAGTTCTAAGGAAGCTGTTAGCAATATAAACAACATACTAGAAGCAATACTTATGGAAATTGATGAATTGGTTTCAGATATAGGGAGACAATATGGGATATTGGACGAAGAAAAGTCTAACTTAAATAATTTATCTATAGAAACTAGCCAGGTTGTAGAATCCATCAAAGGAGTTGCAAATCTGATCATCGATCTGGTAAGTGATTTAAATAAAGAATCGGAGGCAATAACCAGTATGTCAGAACATGTTGAATCCCTAGCTGCAATAGCTGAAGAAAACTCTGCTTCAAGCCAAGAGGTAAGCAAGAATGTAACCAATTACATCAATGAAATAAAGAATATGACGGAAAAGACTGCTGAATTCAATAAGGTATCGGAAAACTTTGCTAAAGAGCTGGACAAATATATGATATAA
- the mgtE gene encoding magnesium transporter: protein MDERRLKELIEEKKYVTLKKELEELNQVDIAELLEKLDVYTALLIFRMLSKDLAVEVFSHFSVEQQRNIIGLVTDKELKYIVEELFFDDMVDIIEEMPANIVKKILKHAKEEERSLINQFLKYPPESAGSIMTIEYVDLKKHMTVGDALNHIKKTGLDKETVYTCYVTDENRKLEGIISLRKLVISDEEKTIEDIMNKDVIYVHTHDDQETVANIFKKYGFLALPVVDKEDRLTGIITVDDIMDVIEQENTEDFQRMAAMAPSEEKYLDTDILTLAKHRILWLLVLMISATFTGRIIMKYEGVLQTIVVLTAFIPMLMDTGGNSGNQSSTLIIRGLALGEIELKDAGKVLWKEFRISVIVGFMLAVINFFRIYLFDTVGPLVAFTVSITLFLTVIISKGIGSLLPMAAKKLNIDPAIMAGPLITTIVDAISLILYFKIATLILGI, encoded by the coding sequence ATGGATGAAAGAAGACTAAAAGAATTGATCGAAGAAAAGAAATACGTAACACTGAAGAAGGAGTTAGAAGAGTTAAATCAAGTAGACATAGCTGAACTATTGGAAAAATTAGATGTTTATACTGCATTGCTGATATTTAGAATGCTATCTAAGGACTTAGCTGTAGAGGTATTTTCTCATTTTTCCGTAGAACAGCAGAGAAATATTATAGGATTGGTAACTGATAAGGAATTGAAATATATAGTAGAAGAGCTATTTTTTGACGATATGGTGGATATTATAGAGGAAATGCCTGCGAATATAGTGAAAAAGATTTTAAAACATGCCAAGGAAGAAGAAAGAAGCCTTATTAACCAATTTTTAAAATACCCACCTGAATCAGCAGGCAGTATAATGACCATAGAGTATGTAGACTTAAAAAAGCATATGACGGTAGGAGATGCTTTAAACCATATTAAGAAAACGGGGTTAGATAAAGAAACGGTCTACACCTGCTATGTAACTGATGAAAATAGGAAATTGGAAGGTATTATCTCTTTAAGAAAATTAGTAATAAGTGACGAAGAGAAAACCATTGAGGACATAATGAATAAGGATGTAATCTATGTCCACACCCATGATGATCAGGAAACGGTAGCTAACATATTTAAAAAATATGGTTTTTTGGCTTTACCTGTTGTAGATAAAGAGGATAGGCTGACAGGTATAATCACCGTAGACGATATAATGGATGTAATAGAACAAGAAAATACGGAAGACTTTCAAAGGATGGCTGCCATGGCTCCATCGGAGGAAAAATATTTAGACACTGATATACTTACCCTTGCCAAACATAGAATCTTATGGCTATTAGTGTTGATGATTTCTGCCACCTTTACAGGTAGAATAATAATGAAGTATGAGGGTGTACTCCAAACAATAGTAGTATTAACGGCTTTTATACCCATGTTAATGGATACAGGGGGGAATTCTGGAAACCAATCATCAACCTTGATAATTCGTGGTTTGGCCTTAGGAGAAATAGAGTTAAAGGATGCAGGCAAGGTATTATGGAAGGAGTTTAGAATTAGTGTAATAGTTGGGTTTATGCTTGCAGTAATAAACTTTTTTAGAATCTATTTATTTGACACCGTAGGACCTTTGGTGGCTTTTACAGTATCTATTACTTTATTTCTAACGGTAATTATATCCAAAGGAATAGGCTCACTATTACCTATGGCAGCTAAAAAATTAAATATAGACCCAGCTATAATGGCAGGACCATTGATTACTACTATAGTAGATGCTATAAGTTTAATCCTATATTTCAAAATTGCAACTTTAATTCTTGGCATATAA
- a CDS encoding iron-sulfur cluster biosynthesis family protein produces the protein MKVKITDIAQKELKKTLESIKNRKPLRIYVAGYGUGGPSFGLALDELKEGDMKVEVDDYTFLIEEDLAENFGSFTIDYSNNWLRRGFTVIPDRKVSSC, from the coding sequence ATGAAGGTAAAAATAACCGATATAGCCCAGAAGGAGCTTAAAAAGACGCTGGAATCCATAAAAAACAGAAAACCTTTGAGAATTTATGTAGCAGGTTATGGTTGAGGCGGTCCTTCTTTTGGTTTGGCTCTGGATGAGCTTAAAGAAGGAGATATGAAGGTAGAGGTAGATGATTATACTTTCTTGATAGAGGAAGATCTAGCAGAAAACTTTGGCTCTTTTACCATAGATTATAGCAACAATTGGTTAAGAAGAGGATTTACAGTAATACCCGATAGAAAGGTTTCATCTTGCTAA